Part of the Syntrophorhabdus sp. genome is shown below.
GTTAATGGTCATCCACCATTGCCTGTAGTGTTGGTCCGAAATGATGCCGAGATCGTGCAGCCTGTATACGAGAGACTGGATACTCATGCCGTATTTCTGTTTCATAAGGAACAGCTCCGCCGACTGAACGAGGGACCTCTTTCGGCCAAGCTCGCCGAACAATGTTTCGTCCGGCGCCAGAAAAGCGCCCGCAAAACGGAAGGCGGCCTTCTCTTCATCAACACTCTCCGCCGTATCAAGTACCAGGTGTCCCAACTCATGCGCCAGGTTGAGCCTCTGTCTTCCGCCGGGCAGTGACTTGCGCGAAACAACTGCCGCCGCAGCGATATTCTCCTCGCTGTCGTAGGCCACCGCAGAGATCCCGTCGAATCGCGGAGAAGCTTCCACCTCGAAGACGTGTACCGAATGGTCTTCCAGTGTGCCCGTTACGGTGGGGATGACCCCCAGGCCGAGGTTCCATCTACCCCTCAAGGCCTTCGCGAATCTTTCCGCATCTTCAAGCTTTTCGACCTTGAAACCCTTCACCGGGAGGTCAACCGTGGTGGCACCGTGCACCATCTGCTGAAGGCGAACCCTCTCTTCAAGCATCTGACAGGTCACCGCCTCAACTCGTTCCTGCTCGGCTTTTGCGAGACCGGAACCCTTGCGATACGCAACAAATCTGCAGTCTATTGCCGGCACACTCCATAAGTAGGCCGCTTTAATCCCCA
Proteins encoded:
- a CDS encoding ImmA/IrrE family metallo-endopeptidase; this translates as MLQRLKQLRLARGLSLEGLAAQMGGIVTKQALSKYELGLSKPSAVVLNRLAQALGIKAAYLWSVPAIDCRFVAYRKGSGLAKAEQERVEAVTCQMLEERVRLQQMVHGATTVDLPVKGFKVEKLEDAERFAKALRGRWNLGLGVIPTVTGTLEDHSVHVFEVEASPRFDGISAVAYDSEENIAAAAVVSRKSLPGGRQRLNLAHELGHLVLDTAESVDEEKAAFRFAGAFLAPDETLFGELGRKRSLVQSAELFLMKQKYGMSIQSLVYRLHDLGIISDQHYRQWWMTINREGWKRKEPSELKPEESQWLKKTVLRALSEGLVTKGEAMKAIGEPIDKQEPITLVERQAFLKLPLEERRKIMAKQAREIAAEYGQERADDLETGEIVEY